The following are encoded together in the Acipenser ruthenus chromosome 24, fAciRut3.2 maternal haplotype, whole genome shotgun sequence genome:
- the LOC117428418 gene encoding zinc finger protein 609-like isoform X4 produces MPVEQTALKAGKHRPWKERRKGGLLQMESPVSTPAPPPLHLLAPVGNNDIASPCEQIMVRTRSVAVNTSDVALATEPECLGPCEPGTSVNLEGIVWQETEDGMLVVNVTWRNKTYVGTLLDCTRHDWAPPRFCESPTSDLEMRNGRGRGKRMRPNSNTPVNENSNSSDTKGSSGGSKTRAGSNSKGRRGSQTSSEHRTPPNSNTEDVKASPSSANKRKSKPASDMEPNSSSEDTKGSKRMRTNSNSSVPPPAMPVPAVKCEPLPPAVDRNCPSPVLIDCPHPNCNKKYKHMNGLKYHQARAHNDEGIKQEMDGDSEYGEDSTLHPEPGSCNGASVSQKGCLSPAQSLTPKGRGFEGHSPSPSPGKFSSKQSSKKKSCDTDQESVGVPIDGSEDGPCLTDEASNDGMDDKKGSDKDKSKKPNSGSAKPDKVQQKSLKSARPIAPAIPPQQLYTFQTATFTTGSPGSSPGLTTTVVQAMPKSPQLKAIQPKPTVMGEPSTVNPSLNSSKDKKKKDKKKKESKDADSPNPSGKGGKPEEGKSPYSESSDPGSKSDGMLNGSSDPHQSRLASIKAEADKIYSFSDNAPSPLIGVASRLDSTGMVQPMAPLHVVTQNGADNSSVKTNSPAYSDISDAGEDGEGKADSVKAKADDQAVREGAKKALFPSQTPSKESPFYSGYEAYYSPNYTNPSPGASNSSTSLAEGQPVKVKKEEEPEPIDTKVKVEPPEERKPEVSMPCQQQQPSVIQQRSNMYMQPLYYNQYAYVPPYGYSDQAYHAHLMASNPAYRQQYEEHQRQRQATEQHRAAEKKSDMAMREREAAMKEEWKQKASIPPTISKAPSLTDLGKPAPTSKPKDSDSEPAKSVIIPKVEDSSSSSSSSSSSKIQSQQAEGLKMKLSEGSHHSKEMSEARSSMESSRQPAVDQAMWYRQEPDSRMWPYVYPNKYPDSQKQEEEQRWKEERERERKGKEERPRPKETAPKEENKESMDPRLAMPPSEDHRSKDPRSTAHMQFTSHLAQHQSYMPYIHGYPYAQGYDPNHPGYRGMPSVMMQNYPGSYLSSGYSFSPYGNKMPGSEEGEKSRSSPTVSSKSSSESKALDILQQHASHYKSKSPTVSDKQAHERERAERERDERPRSSPSQRLMASHHHLGYPLQYDLPYAAGLSSSAIIASQQASAPSLYPPPRR; encoded by the exons ATGGAGTCTCCAGTCTCCACGCCTGCCCCTCCCCCACTGCACCTCCTGGCTCCTGTGGGAAACAATGACATCGCCTCCCCCTGCGAGCAGATCATGGTGCGCACGCGCTCTGTCGCCGTCAACACCTCCGATGTTGCCTTGGCAACAGAGCCAGAGTGTTTAGGACCCTGTGAACCTGGGACCAGTGTTAACCTGGAAGGAATCGTTTGGCAGGAGACGGAAGATG GAATGCTTGTGGTCAACGTGACCTGGCGGAACAAGACCTACGTGGGGACGCTGCTGGACTGCACGAGGCACGACTGGGCCCCGCCACG GTTCTGTGAGTCGCCCACCAGCGACCTGGAGATGAGGAATGGCCGGGGGAGGGGAAAGCGGATGCGGCCCAATAGCAACACTCCTGTGAACGAGAACAGCAACTCGTCCGACACCAAGGGCAGCAGTGGTGGCAGCAAGACACGGGCAGGCTCCAACAGCAAGGGCCGTCGCGGGAGCCAGACCTCGTCGGAGCACCGCACACCGCCCAACAGCAACACCGAGGACGTCAAGGCCAGCCCGTCCTCGGCCAACAAGCGGAAGAGCAAGCCGGCCTCGGACATGGAGCCCAACTCCAGCTCGGAGGACACCAAGGGGAGCAAGCGCATGCGCACCAACTCCAACAGCAGCGTGCCCCCTCCGGCCATGCCCGTGCCTGCCGTGAAATGTGAGCCCCTTCCACCAGCCGTCGACCGCAACTGCCCTTCGCCCGTCCTCATCGACTGCCCGCACCCCAACTGCAACAAGAAGTACAAGCACATGAATGGCTTGAAGTACCACCAGGCTCGCGCCCATAATGATGAGGGCATTAAGCAGGAGATGGATGGGGACAGCGAGTACGGGGAGGACTCTACGCTTCATCCTGAGCCTGGGAGTTGTAACGGAGCCTCTGTTTCCCAAAAAGGATGTCTTTCACCAGCACAGTCTCTTACGCCAAAAGGCAGAGGCTTTGAAGGCCATAGCCCGTCCCCTTCGCCTGGAAAGTTCAGCTCTAAGCAATCCAGCAAGAAGAAGTCCTGTGACACAGACCAGGAATCTGTTGGGGTCCCCATAGATGGTTCTGAAGATGGGCCCTGCCTCACGGACGAGGCTAGTAACGACGGTATGGATGACAAGAAAGGGTCTGACAAGGACAAGTCAAAGAAGCCCAATAGTGGGAGTGCCAAGCCTGACAAGGTCCAGCAAAAGAGTTTGAAGTCGGCCAGACCCATAGCCCCAGCCATACCTCCCCAGCAGCTCTACACTTTTCAGACAGCTACCTTCACCACAGGCAGCCCGGGTTCCTCTCCAGGCTTGACCACCACCGTTGTCCAGGCCATGCCCAAGAGCCCTCAGCTGAAAGCCATCCAACCCAAGCCCACTGTGATGGGAGAGCCCTCCACTGTGAACCCATCTTTGAACAGCTCCAAGGACAAGAAGAAGAAGGacaagaagaaaaaagagagtAAGGATGCGGACAGTCCCAATCCTTCTGGTAAAGGAGGAAAGCCAGAGGAAGGAAAGAGCCCTTACTCTGAGTCTTCTGATCCTGGGAGCAAGAGCGACGGGATGTTGAACGGTTCTTCAGATCCCCACCAAAGCCGCCTGGCCAGCATCAAGGCCGAGGCAGACAAGATCTACAGCTTCTCGGACAACGCTCCTAGTCCGTTGATAGGTGTGGCTAGCCGGCTTGACAGCACTGGCATGGTCCAGCCAATGGCTCCTCTTCATGTGGTGACCCAAAATGGTGCGGACAATTCTTCGGTCAAGACAAATAGCCCAGCTTACTCTGATATTTCCGACGCAGGGGAAGACGGGGAAGGCAAAGCAGACAGTGTAAAGGCCAAGGCAGACGACCAGGCCGTGAGGGAAGGGGCTAAGAAAGCCCTCTTCCCTTCCCAAACCCCTAGCAAGGAGTCTCCTTTCTATTCAGGCTACGAAGCTTACTATTCTCCTAACTACACCAACCCCAGCCCTGGGGCTTCCAATTCTAGCACTTCGCTGGCTGAAGGCCAGCCTGTAAAAGTAAAGAAAGAGGAGGAACCGGAACCCATCGACACAAAGGTGAAAGTGGAACCTCCTGAAGAGCGGAAGCCTGAAGTAAGCATGCCTTGCCAACAGCAGCAGCCCTCTGTCATACAACAACGCTCCAACATGTACATGCAACCCCTGTACTACAACCAGTATGCATACGTCCCACCCTATGGATACAGCGACCAGGCATATCACGCCCACTTGATGGCTTCCAATCCAGCTTACAGGCAGCAGTACGAGGAGCATCAGAGGCAGAGACAAGCCACTGAGCAGCACCGCGCGGCCGAGAAGAAATCAGACATGGccatgagagagagggaggcagccATGAAGGAGGAGTGGAAACAGAAGGCCTCCATCCCTCCCACTATCTCGAAGGCCCCCAGCCTCACGGACCTCGGCAAGCCGGCGCCAACGAGCAAGCCTAAAGACTCTGATTCAGAGCCGGCAAAGTCAGTCATAATCCCCAAGGTGGAGgactcttcttcctcctcctcatcttcctcttcctccaagATCCAGTCCCAGCAGGCAGAGGGGCTGAAGATGAAGCTGAGCGAGGGCAGCCATCATAGCAAGGAGATGTCCGAGGCGAGGTCCAGCATGGAGTCTAGCAGGCAGCCTGCAGTGGACCAGGCCATGTGGTACAGACAG GAGCCCGACTCCAGAATGTGGCCCTACGTCTATCCTAACAAGTACCCCGATTCTCAGAAGCAGGAAGAGGAGCAGCGGTGGAAGGAGGAACGCGAGCGAGAGCGCAAGGGGAAGGAGGAGAGGCCCAGGCCCAAGGAGACTGCCCCCAAGGAGGAGAACAAAGAGAGCATGGACCCCCGACTAGCCATGCCCCCGTCGGAGGACCATCGTAGCAAGGACCCCCGGTCCACCGCCCACATGCAGTTCACCTCCCACCTGGCGCAGCACCAGTCCTACATGCCCTACATTCACGGGTACCCCTACGCACAGGGATACGACCCCAATCACCCAGGCTACAGGGGCATGCCCTCCGTCATGATGCAGAACTACCCAG GTTCCTACCTGTCCTCGGGCTACTCCTTCTCCCCCTATGGCAATAAGATGCCAGGCAGCGAGGAGGGAGAGAAGTCTCGATCCAGCCCCACGGTGAGCAGTAAATCCAGCTCCGAGTCCAAGGCCCTGGATATCCTGCAGCAGCACGCCAGCCATTACAAGAGCAAGTCTCCCACTGTGAGCGACAAGCAGGCCCACGAGCGGGAGCGagcggagagggagagagatgagcGGCCACGCTCCTCCCCATCACAACGCCTGATGGCCTCACACCACCACCTGGGCTACCCGCTGCAGTACGATCTACCCTACGCAGCAG GCCTCTCATCTTCAGCCATCATTGCCAGTCAGCAGGCCTCAGCCCCTTCATTATACCCACCGCCGAGGAGGTGA
- the LOC117428418 gene encoding zinc finger protein 609-like isoform X3, whose amino-acid sequence MKGSCRESSCLPLSASDFQRASFASQCMESPVSTPAPPPLHLLAPVGNNDIASPCEQIMVRTRSVAVNTSDVALATEPECLGPCEPGTSVNLEGIVWQETEDGMLVVNVTWRNKTYVGTLLDCTRHDWAPPRFCESPTSDLEMRNGRGRGKRMRPNSNTPVNENSNSSDTKGSSGGSKTRAGSNSKGRRGSQTSSEHRTPPNSNTEDVKASPSSANKRKSKPASDMEPNSSSEDTKGSKRMRTNSNSSVPPPAMPVPAVKCEPLPPAVDRNCPSPVLIDCPHPNCNKKYKHMNGLKYHQARAHNDEGIKQEMDGDSEYGEDSTLHPEPGSCNGASVSQKGCLSPAQSLTPKGRGFEGHSPSPSPGKFSSKQSSKKKSCDTDQESVGVPIDGSEDGPCLTDEASNDGMDDKKGSDKDKSKKPNSGSAKPDKVQQKSLKSARPIAPAIPPQQLYTFQTATFTTGSPGSSPGLTTTVVQAMPKSPQLKAIQPKPTVMGEPSTVNPSLNSSKDKKKKDKKKKESKDADSPNPSGKGGKPEEGKSPYSESSDPGSKSDGMLNGSSDPHQSRLASIKAEADKIYSFSDNAPSPLIGVASRLDSTGMVQPMAPLHVVTQNGADNSSVKTNSPAYSDISDAGEDGEGKADSVKAKADDQAVREGAKKALFPSQTPSKESPFYSGYEAYYSPNYTNPSPGASNSSTSLAEGQPVKVKKEEEPEPIDTKVKVEPPEERKPEVSMPCQQQQPSVIQQRSNMYMQPLYYNQYAYVPPYGYSDQAYHAHLMASNPAYRQQYEEHQRQRQATEQHRAAEKKSDMAMREREAAMKEEWKQKASIPPTISKAPSLTDLGKPAPTSKPKDSDSEPAKSVIIPKVEDSSSSSSSSSSSKIQSQQAEGLKMKLSEGSHHSKEMSEARSSMESSRQPAVDQAMWYRQEPDSRMWPYVYPNKYPDSQKQEEEQRWKEERERERKGKEERPRPKETAPKEENKESMDPRLAMPPSEDHRSKDPRSTAHMQFTSHLAQHQSYMPYIHGYPYAQGYDPNHPGYRGMPSVMMQNYPGSYLSSGYSFSPYGNKMPGSEEGEKSRSSPTVSSKSSSESKALDILQQHASHYKSKSPTVSDKQAHERERAERERDERPRSSPSQRLMASHHHLGYPLQYDLPYAAGLSSSAIIASQQASAPSLYPPPRR is encoded by the exons ATGGAGTCTCCAGTCTCCACGCCTGCCCCTCCCCCACTGCACCTCCTGGCTCCTGTGGGAAACAATGACATCGCCTCCCCCTGCGAGCAGATCATGGTGCGCACGCGCTCTGTCGCCGTCAACACCTCCGATGTTGCCTTGGCAACAGAGCCAGAGTGTTTAGGACCCTGTGAACCTGGGACCAGTGTTAACCTGGAAGGAATCGTTTGGCAGGAGACGGAAGATG GAATGCTTGTGGTCAACGTGACCTGGCGGAACAAGACCTACGTGGGGACGCTGCTGGACTGCACGAGGCACGACTGGGCCCCGCCACG GTTCTGTGAGTCGCCCACCAGCGACCTGGAGATGAGGAATGGCCGGGGGAGGGGAAAGCGGATGCGGCCCAATAGCAACACTCCTGTGAACGAGAACAGCAACTCGTCCGACACCAAGGGCAGCAGTGGTGGCAGCAAGACACGGGCAGGCTCCAACAGCAAGGGCCGTCGCGGGAGCCAGACCTCGTCGGAGCACCGCACACCGCCCAACAGCAACACCGAGGACGTCAAGGCCAGCCCGTCCTCGGCCAACAAGCGGAAGAGCAAGCCGGCCTCGGACATGGAGCCCAACTCCAGCTCGGAGGACACCAAGGGGAGCAAGCGCATGCGCACCAACTCCAACAGCAGCGTGCCCCCTCCGGCCATGCCCGTGCCTGCCGTGAAATGTGAGCCCCTTCCACCAGCCGTCGACCGCAACTGCCCTTCGCCCGTCCTCATCGACTGCCCGCACCCCAACTGCAACAAGAAGTACAAGCACATGAATGGCTTGAAGTACCACCAGGCTCGCGCCCATAATGATGAGGGCATTAAGCAGGAGATGGATGGGGACAGCGAGTACGGGGAGGACTCTACGCTTCATCCTGAGCCTGGGAGTTGTAACGGAGCCTCTGTTTCCCAAAAAGGATGTCTTTCACCAGCACAGTCTCTTACGCCAAAAGGCAGAGGCTTTGAAGGCCATAGCCCGTCCCCTTCGCCTGGAAAGTTCAGCTCTAAGCAATCCAGCAAGAAGAAGTCCTGTGACACAGACCAGGAATCTGTTGGGGTCCCCATAGATGGTTCTGAAGATGGGCCCTGCCTCACGGACGAGGCTAGTAACGACGGTATGGATGACAAGAAAGGGTCTGACAAGGACAAGTCAAAGAAGCCCAATAGTGGGAGTGCCAAGCCTGACAAGGTCCAGCAAAAGAGTTTGAAGTCGGCCAGACCCATAGCCCCAGCCATACCTCCCCAGCAGCTCTACACTTTTCAGACAGCTACCTTCACCACAGGCAGCCCGGGTTCCTCTCCAGGCTTGACCACCACCGTTGTCCAGGCCATGCCCAAGAGCCCTCAGCTGAAAGCCATCCAACCCAAGCCCACTGTGATGGGAGAGCCCTCCACTGTGAACCCATCTTTGAACAGCTCCAAGGACAAGAAGAAGAAGGacaagaagaaaaaagagagtAAGGATGCGGACAGTCCCAATCCTTCTGGTAAAGGAGGAAAGCCAGAGGAAGGAAAGAGCCCTTACTCTGAGTCTTCTGATCCTGGGAGCAAGAGCGACGGGATGTTGAACGGTTCTTCAGATCCCCACCAAAGCCGCCTGGCCAGCATCAAGGCCGAGGCAGACAAGATCTACAGCTTCTCGGACAACGCTCCTAGTCCGTTGATAGGTGTGGCTAGCCGGCTTGACAGCACTGGCATGGTCCAGCCAATGGCTCCTCTTCATGTGGTGACCCAAAATGGTGCGGACAATTCTTCGGTCAAGACAAATAGCCCAGCTTACTCTGATATTTCCGACGCAGGGGAAGACGGGGAAGGCAAAGCAGACAGTGTAAAGGCCAAGGCAGACGACCAGGCCGTGAGGGAAGGGGCTAAGAAAGCCCTCTTCCCTTCCCAAACCCCTAGCAAGGAGTCTCCTTTCTATTCAGGCTACGAAGCTTACTATTCTCCTAACTACACCAACCCCAGCCCTGGGGCTTCCAATTCTAGCACTTCGCTGGCTGAAGGCCAGCCTGTAAAAGTAAAGAAAGAGGAGGAACCGGAACCCATCGACACAAAGGTGAAAGTGGAACCTCCTGAAGAGCGGAAGCCTGAAGTAAGCATGCCTTGCCAACAGCAGCAGCCCTCTGTCATACAACAACGCTCCAACATGTACATGCAACCCCTGTACTACAACCAGTATGCATACGTCCCACCCTATGGATACAGCGACCAGGCATATCACGCCCACTTGATGGCTTCCAATCCAGCTTACAGGCAGCAGTACGAGGAGCATCAGAGGCAGAGACAAGCCACTGAGCAGCACCGCGCGGCCGAGAAGAAATCAGACATGGccatgagagagagggaggcagccATGAAGGAGGAGTGGAAACAGAAGGCCTCCATCCCTCCCACTATCTCGAAGGCCCCCAGCCTCACGGACCTCGGCAAGCCGGCGCCAACGAGCAAGCCTAAAGACTCTGATTCAGAGCCGGCAAAGTCAGTCATAATCCCCAAGGTGGAGgactcttcttcctcctcctcatcttcctcttcctccaagATCCAGTCCCAGCAGGCAGAGGGGCTGAAGATGAAGCTGAGCGAGGGCAGCCATCATAGCAAGGAGATGTCCGAGGCGAGGTCCAGCATGGAGTCTAGCAGGCAGCCTGCAGTGGACCAGGCCATGTGGTACAGACAG GAGCCCGACTCCAGAATGTGGCCCTACGTCTATCCTAACAAGTACCCCGATTCTCAGAAGCAGGAAGAGGAGCAGCGGTGGAAGGAGGAACGCGAGCGAGAGCGCAAGGGGAAGGAGGAGAGGCCCAGGCCCAAGGAGACTGCCCCCAAGGAGGAGAACAAAGAGAGCATGGACCCCCGACTAGCCATGCCCCCGTCGGAGGACCATCGTAGCAAGGACCCCCGGTCCACCGCCCACATGCAGTTCACCTCCCACCTGGCGCAGCACCAGTCCTACATGCCCTACATTCACGGGTACCCCTACGCACAGGGATACGACCCCAATCACCCAGGCTACAGGGGCATGCCCTCCGTCATGATGCAGAACTACCCAG GTTCCTACCTGTCCTCGGGCTACTCCTTCTCCCCCTATGGCAATAAGATGCCAGGCAGCGAGGAGGGAGAGAAGTCTCGATCCAGCCCCACGGTGAGCAGTAAATCCAGCTCCGAGTCCAAGGCCCTGGATATCCTGCAGCAGCACGCCAGCCATTACAAGAGCAAGTCTCCCACTGTGAGCGACAAGCAGGCCCACGAGCGGGAGCGagcggagagggagagagatgagcGGCCACGCTCCTCCCCATCACAACGCCTGATGGCCTCACACCACCACCTGGGCTACCCGCTGCAGTACGATCTACCCTACGCAGCAG GCCTCTCATCTTCAGCCATCATTGCCAGTCAGCAGGCCTCAGCCCCTTCATTATACCCACCGCCGAGGAGGTGA